The DNA segment GGGGTTTATTTAGGAAAAAGGCAGAGGGGGCGTCCACCCAAGACAATCAGAGAACATTCCTTGGGTGTAAAACAGAAGGCTACGTGCCCTTACTTTTCCCAGACACATTTTGCTTCAGGGACACCTGGAGCTCATTTTGCCACATGGTTAAATATTTAGTACTCTAACACACTGCAATTTATTGGGGACTTTAAAATCTCAGATGATCTGACATGTTTTGCTGCTTTCTGAAATGTGCATGGTAATTTTAAAGGCGAGGAAAATTCATTAAGCTTTACTAACTACAGCTTTGCTcatctacaaaaacaagaaagtacTGGTGTTACAACACCAACAACAATACCTACGCTATTAACCTCAAcctctgtttttttcctgaaggagaaaaatagatttggaagtaatttttaaataaatgcggTACTACAATAATGCAAACAGTCAAATGGCCTCCTCAGAGAGGCTGGCTGTATATTGGGAGATGAAGTTCTAGAAGACTAGAAAGCCTCCCCTCTATGGCGCAGCTCAAGTCAAGCCGAAGGCTTTTTTCAAGGCATTCTTAAATTCCTTATTCCTCAGGCAGTATATGAAGGGGTTCAAGATGGGGGTGATAACTGTGTACAAAACAGAGATGAGCTTGTTGGAGCTCCGGGAATCAATGGCCTGGGGCCGGACATACGTGAAAAGCAAGGCTGTATAGAAGACAGTGACCACGGTGAGGTGAGAGGCGCAGGTGGAGAAGGCTCTCCAGCGGCCGGTGGCCGAGGGGATGCGCAGGACAGCCAGGGTGATGTGTGCATATGACAGCATGGTGGCCAGGAGTGGAAACACCAGGATGATGAAGGCCAGAATGAAATCCACCAGCTCTGCAGTGGAGAAGTCCGTGCAGGCCAGCTTGAGGATGGGGGAAATGTCACAGAAGAAGTGGTTCAAGACATTGGAGCCACAGAACGTGAAACTGGAGATAAAACAGACCTTGATCATGGAGATGGTGAAGCCACTCACAAAGGAGAAGCCCACCAGCTGGAGGCACAGCCCCGGGGTCACAAGGACGTGGTAGCGCAGCGGGTGGCAGATGGCCACGTAGTGGTCGTAGGCCATGGAGGCCAGAAGCACACAGTCGGTGCACACCAGGGAGCTGAAGAAGTAGAGCTGCGTCATGCACCCGACGAAAGAGATGCGTTTCTGCTGGAGGAGGAAGCCCTCCAGCATCTTGGGGGTGATGTCAGACACGTACCAGATCTCCAGGAAAGACATGGAGCTCAGAAAGTAGTACATGGGCCTGTCGAGGGAGGTGCTGCTCCAGACGGTGAGGATGATGGCCAGGTTCTCCACCAGGACAAAGAGGTAGGtgagcaggaagaggaggaagagcaggtACTGCAGCCCCAGGGCCGTGGGGAAGCCCACCAGGATGAAGGTGCTGACCTTGGTGACATTCTCCCCACTCATGCCTCTGTGCTTGGGAGCTGCGCGCCTACAAAACATCAAAGAGCAAGAGGAAAGGGCTGCAGGGCAGCTGGGGCAGAGGGAGAGTGGAGCTGGACCCAGATAGGGAGTTTTGGTGTAAAGAGAGGCCACGTGGCTCCCCAGAGCACCAGTGGGGAGCAAAAGCAGCTCCCCACCCGGATACATGTTAAGCACT comes from the Pan troglodytes isolate AG18354 chromosome 13, NHGRI_mPanTro3-v2.0_pri, whole genome shotgun sequence genome and includes:
- the LOC107973742 gene encoding olfactory receptor 6B2, encoding MGSLLLLWKPHWKGSGLGVRRFQSVSWCCPGPGRAAPKHRGMSGENVTKVSTFILVGFPTALGLQYLLFLLFLLTYLFVLVENLAIILTVWSSTSLDRPMYYFLSSMSFLEIWYVSDITPKMLEGFLLQQKRISFVGCMTQLYFFSSLVCTDCVLLASMAYDHYVAICHPLRYHVLVTPGLCLQLVGFSFVSGFTISMIKVCFISSFTFCGSNVLNHFFCDISPILKLACTDFSTAELVDFILAFIILVFPLLATMLSYAHITLAVLRIPSATGRWRAFSTCASHLTVVTVFYTALLFTYVRPQAIDSRSSNKLISVLYTVITPILNPFIYCLRNKEFKNALKKAFGLT